A stretch of Candidatus Kryptoniota bacterium DNA encodes these proteins:
- a CDS encoding trehalase family glycosidase — MNFFRGSILSVIILVWAASDSKVAFGQTEVTDGYLRIDAGAGDPLFTTYAASMSRSRLYGDKAYFMDYFSSDEPVSYSSQYAGELSLLWRVNDIVIGHTGDFAVRPRVVASFPDMAILKYQPFANLEVTETFLVYSSSTVIIDVRVRNGGSVPFHVSVYPVLRHVYDSLLVSEFDSTNYGYRLSHYESLERLHSNLYPAAGYPTQFKDFLGLDSMPGSYGGYPGESIVDFTEHIRLSNENDTPVYGLNQRKSGYIKLAALEKDFDIAPEQFTEFRVIRVSEPASVADSIVSSDTRVGMNVDIKKMEVADEEIFKTVPKPAFMTADEKLIYLGALNLVRECMLPPEGKTKFNYYVFSRNPIWGWGHGHQVMHESLSMIPYSLMDSRSAEESQEIFVEQQQPDGLIPYRVGPRGPQYYPHNGVGTTSAPFFSWTNWEIYEVSHDKIFLSRVYDTGMKYLKYLEENRASNRDGLFEWGPYGMIENVRDDWNVVFQLFAKDHTDTVDVSNRIDCLDLSCQVANEIYYLGKMAEELGKNSDSKELSSKFQRLQDLINRFMWDPVDKFYYNVSMEDHSFEYRGRSLKRKEIIGFLPLWSRVATKERAAELVTALTNDSTFWRKYGVPTLSALDSGYTPFVDCCCHWNGPVWLLWDYMVLEGLENYGYHKTARELADKLLLAVGTQLRNNHRYWESYSPDYPIQSSPSNYIWDSIMATIILRYYSR; from the coding sequence ATGAACTTCTTTAGAGGCAGCATTTTGTCGGTCATAATTTTAGTATGGGCCGCGTCGGATAGCAAAGTTGCATTTGGACAGACGGAAGTAACAGACGGCTATCTTCGCATCGACGCAGGAGCCGGCGATCCGCTTTTTACTACATACGCCGCATCGATGAGCAGATCACGACTTTACGGTGACAAGGCTTACTTTATGGATTATTTTTCTTCCGACGAGCCGGTAAGCTATTCGAGCCAGTACGCCGGAGAGCTGTCGCTGCTGTGGCGCGTGAATGATATAGTCATCGGACACACAGGCGACTTCGCTGTCAGACCTCGGGTTGTAGCGTCCTTCCCGGATATGGCGATCCTGAAGTATCAACCTTTTGCAAACCTCGAAGTGACGGAGACGTTCCTGGTTTACAGCTCAAGCACGGTAATTATTGATGTGCGTGTCAGGAACGGGGGAAGTGTTCCTTTCCACGTGTCCGTTTATCCAGTACTCAGACACGTCTATGATTCCCTGCTGGTTTCTGAATTCGATTCAACGAATTATGGTTACCGGTTGTCCCACTATGAATCGCTCGAGCGGTTACATAGCAATCTCTATCCGGCTGCTGGTTATCCAACTCAGTTCAAAGATTTTCTTGGGCTTGATTCGATGCCGGGCAGCTATGGGGGTTACCCCGGTGAAAGCATTGTAGATTTCACGGAACATATTCGACTCTCAAACGAGAATGACACACCGGTGTACGGGCTCAATCAAAGGAAGTCAGGATATATCAAACTTGCGGCACTTGAAAAAGATTTCGACATCGCACCGGAACAGTTCACGGAATTTAGGGTGATTCGTGTGTCGGAACCTGCTTCAGTGGCTGATTCGATCGTATCGTCGGACACCCGTGTCGGGATGAATGTGGATATAAAGAAAATGGAGGTGGCTGACGAAGAAATTTTCAAAACCGTGCCGAAGCCAGCTTTCATGACCGCTGACGAAAAGCTCATCTATCTCGGCGCGCTGAACCTCGTCCGTGAGTGCATGCTCCCTCCCGAAGGGAAAACGAAATTCAATTACTATGTCTTCTCCAGGAATCCGATTTGGGGATGGGGCCATGGTCATCAGGTCATGCACGAATCGCTTTCCATGATTCCATATTCTCTCATGGATTCGAGATCGGCAGAGGAATCACAGGAGATCTTTGTGGAGCAGCAACAACCCGACGGCTTGATACCTTACCGCGTCGGTCCACGCGGTCCTCAATACTATCCGCACAATGGTGTCGGAACTACTTCCGCGCCCTTCTTCTCATGGACAAACTGGGAAATATATGAAGTCAGTCACGACAAAATATTTCTTTCAAGAGTCTATGATACCGGGATGAAATACCTTAAATATCTTGAAGAAAATCGGGCCTCTAACCGCGATGGGCTGTTCGAGTGGGGACCTTACGGGATGATTGAGAATGTTCGCGACGACTGGAATGTTGTGTTTCAACTCTTCGCAAAGGATCATACCGACACAGTCGATGTTTCAAATCGGATCGACTGCCTGGATCTCTCTTGTCAGGTCGCGAATGAAATATACTATCTGGGTAAAATGGCCGAAGAACTCGGGAAGAATAGTGACTCGAAAGAATTGAGCTCTAAATTCCAGAGACTTCAGGATTTGATCAATAGGTTTATGTGGGATCCAGTGGATAAATTTTATTACAACGTATCCATGGAAGATCACTCATTCGAATACAGAGGACGAAGTCTCAAGAGAAAAGAGATTATCGGCTTCCTACCACTGTGGTCTCGTGTTGCAACAAAGGAGCGGGCGGCCGAACTCGTCACAGCATTGACAAACGATTCGACTTTTTGGCGGAAGTATGGCGTCCCGACACTTAGCGCCCTCGACTCGGGATATACTCCGTTCGTGGATTGCTGCTGTCACTGGAATGGACCGGTCTGGCTCCTCTGGGATTACATGGTCCTGGAGGGACTCGAGAATTATGGCTACCATAAGACTGCACGAGAACTTGCGGACAAGCTTCTGCTCGCGGTTGGAACTCAATTGAGAAACAATCACCGATATTGGGAATCATACAGTCCCGATTATCCAATTCAATCGAGTCCATCGAATTACATCTGGGACTCGATCATGGCAACGATAATACTTCGATACTATTCGAGATAA
- a CDS encoding UDP-glucose--hexose-1-phosphate uridylyltransferase codes for MKNSGIFSSPHRRFNPLTGEWILVSPGRTKRPWKGKVESSILPEPPEYDANCYLCPGNTRANGDNNPKYESTFVFDNDFSALRFGTKSAEINESGLVIARAESGICRVVCFLPRHDLTLAEMSTEEIRNVVKVWTDEYDQLGKNAEVNHVQIFENKGEIMGASNSHPHCQIWAQNSIPVEPSKEFVQLHKYLTERKSCLLCDYIALELKEKARLVIENESFIAVVPFWAVWPFETIVVSKRHLGCLTDMSESEQTKFSEILKVLTVRYDNIFEIPFPYSSGIHQKPTDGKPHEEAHFHMHFYPPLLRSATVKKFMVGYEMLANPQRDITAEESAERIRELPGVHYKARKMKA; via the coding sequence ATGAAAAACAGCGGAATCTTTTCGAGTCCTCACAGGAGATTCAATCCTCTTACGGGTGAGTGGATCCTCGTTTCTCCCGGCCGTACTAAACGCCCGTGGAAGGGAAAAGTGGAATCTTCAATCCTTCCGGAGCCTCCGGAATACGACGCCAACTGTTACCTTTGTCCCGGTAACACTCGCGCCAACGGAGACAATAATCCGAAATATGAATCCACATTTGTTTTCGACAATGATTTCAGCGCTCTGCGGTTTGGGACGAAGTCAGCCGAAATCAATGAGTCCGGTCTCGTCATTGCTCGCGCCGAGAGCGGTATTTGCAGAGTGGTCTGTTTCCTCCCCCGGCACGATCTGACTCTTGCCGAAATGTCGACCGAAGAAATACGGAATGTTGTAAAAGTATGGACCGATGAGTACGACCAGCTCGGCAAGAATGCCGAGGTTAATCATGTGCAGATATTCGAGAACAAGGGAGAAATAATGGGCGCGAGCAACTCTCATCCGCACTGTCAAATCTGGGCGCAGAACTCTATACCGGTCGAGCCATCTAAGGAATTTGTTCAACTTCATAAATATCTGACCGAGAGAAAGAGTTGCTTGTTATGCGACTACATCGCTTTGGAGCTCAAGGAGAAGGCGCGCCTCGTAATTGAAAATGAATCCTTCATCGCTGTAGTTCCGTTCTGGGCCGTGTGGCCGTTCGAGACGATCGTCGTGTCGAAGAGGCATCTCGGTTGTCTCACGGACATGAGTGAATCGGAGCAAACTAAATTTTCAGAGATTCTTAAAGTTTTAACTGTCAGATATGACAACATTTTTGAAATACCTTTTCCATATTCCTCGGGGATACACCAGAAGCCCACTGACGGAAAGCCTCATGAAGAAGCACACTTTCACATGCACTTCTATCCGCCTCTTCTTCGTTCCGCGACGGTCAAGAAGTTCATGGTCGGGTATGAAATGCTCGCCAACCCGCAGAGAGACATAACTGCAGAGGAAAGCGCGGAAAGAATCCGTGAACTCCCCGGCGTACATTACAAGGCGCGGAAAATGAAAGCCTGA